TATTGCGTTTTTATGTTGATATAAATACAGAATATCATCGTGATTTTGCTCATCTTTTAGGATAATTTCTTCACAAACTAGCGTATAAAAAGGACTTTTATTCTTAGTGGTGTAAATTTTCATACTTTCTCCAAATTTTAGTTATATATCAAATCAAAAGTGGTAATTAGTTTGAATTTTGATTTAAAATCAATAAGATTTTCGCCTAAATTTAAATTTTGTAAGTTAAAAATTTGCACTTTTTCATAATCTCAACGCAATGCATAGCCATTTTTTGACAAAAAAAAGATCAACTCTTCAACAAATCAAAAAAAATACTTTGAATTATAGTCTAATTTAGCATCGACTCCTTCTATTGATATTTTTAATTCGCGAAAGTGGTAATCCAAAATCCGAAATTCAAAGGATAATTTTAAATAAATACTAGATTTTTTTTGCAGTTCACTTTTTCCATTATGAAGTAAGTTGGACATAATTTATTTCCTTATGGATGCATAAGATTAGTGATTTTTTTTGTTTTATTTATAATTTATAATTATAAACTATTAAAGAATTAATTTCTTAACTATATAAACTTATTTTTAAGGACTTCTATGGAAATGAAAAAAAATTATGTTGCTTGGTATCGAAAATATCGGCCACAAAAATTTTCTGATATTGTTGGGCAAAAATTTTTGCTAGAAAGTTTAAAAAACATCATAAAATCAAATAAGTTTTTTCACGCTTATCTATTTTCAGGGCCGCGCGGAACTGGCAAAACATCCGTTGCAAAAATTTTTGCTAATGCAATAAACTGCACTCATCGGCAAAATTCTATCGATGCTTGTAAAAATTGTATTGCGAATCTAAACAATTCTCTTGATATTATCGAAATGGATGCAGCATCCCACAATGGAGTTAAAGAAATTAGAGAAATTATTGAAAATTTAATTAATCTTCCTCAAGTTAGCCCTTATAAAATTTACATTCTAGATGAGGTTCATATGCTTTCAAACCCAGCTTTTAATGCTTTTTTAAAAACCTTAGAAGAACCACCAAAACATATGATTTTCATTTTAGCAACAACTGAAGTACACAAAATTCCTCTTACAATTCTTTCGCGGGTTCAGCGTTATAATTTTCTTGGATTAGGCGAGAAAGAAATTTGTAATCAATTAAAATTTATTCTTGAAAAAGAAAAAATAAAGTATGAAAAAGAAGCCTTAAAATCAATCTTTTTGTTAAGTCAAAGCAGTCTTCGCGATGCAATTTCAATTTTAGAACAGGTTATAACTTTTGGAAATGGGGTTTTAAACCAAAAAAATATTATTGAACTTTTTGGTTTAGTAAATAAGGAAATTCTTGTTAATTTTGTTAATGCGCTTTTTTTGAATGATTCTAAAATTTCTTTCGAAATTTTAGAACAAATTTCACTGCAAAGCAAAAATTTTCGTTTATTTTTAGAATCTTTAATCAACCTAGTAAAAGAATGAATTATTTGGCAAAATACTAAAACAGAAGAGCTGCTTGAATTTTATAACATTATTGATCTAAATAATTTGAAAATTAGCTATGATTTTGCATTTAAATTTCTAGAAATAGCTTTTTCTAGTCTAAAAGATATTAATTTTGGAGAATTCCAATATTTAACTCTTGAAATTTTCGTTATGCGCATTTTAGCACAAAACAACGATATAATTAAAAAATTAAATAATCTTTCATCAGAAAATTTGAGCAAAAATAAAATAGAAATTATAAAAAAAACGCAAAAAAATGATGCAAAAAATCACTTTAGTAATTTTCAGAAAACTAAAGAACTAATAGAAAAATCTGAAAAATTTGAATCAAAAGATTTAGAATTTGATACTTCCCTTAAAAATCAAGAAAGTTATTCATCAATTCCTAATCCCAAGTTAGACCAAAATTTAAAAAAAAACTCTATAAATATCAACGTTTTTTCTAAATCAAGTGTTGAATTTAAAGAACCAAATAGAATAAATACTGAATTTATAAGCTCTGCAAACCAAACCACAGACAAAAAAAATATAAGAAATTCAGAAACATTTTATGCAAATAGCAACTTAGAATCTGAAAATAAAATCGAATTTTCTTCTTCATCTTTAGAACAAGAAAATTCTGAAAAAGAAGTTAATGTTAATAATACCGAAAAAATATATGATGATACTTTTACTTTCCAAACCAAAAATAATGAAAAGTCTAATCAATTTTTAAATAATTCAGATAAGAGTAACGATAATTTATTTAATTTTAATTTAGAGACTAATTTCGACAATAATACAAGCAAATTCATTAAAGAACCAAATTTAAAAGACTATTTGAGCGCTGAGGAAGCCTTAAATTTTATGTTATTAGGTAAGGATTTCTATAAACAAGACCCTTCAACTTATAATAATTTAACCCTAAATTGAGACAAAAATTTACCGTTTTTTGAATATAATGATGAACTTTTAGACATTGTTAACGTTCTAAAATATGCTGAAATTATTTCATTAGGACCAAATTTTGTTTGTTTTATTGCAAAAAACGATGAATATGAAGATTTATTAATTGAAACTATAAAAGAAAACAGGCATGTTAACGAATTATTATCGCAAATTTTTAACTGTGAAATGCATGCAGTCGCATTTAGCAAAAAACTTGTTAACGAAACTAAAATTATGTTTAACGAATTTAAGTCTCAAGGTAAAAAAATTACCACAAAACCGTTTAAACCCCCAAAACAAAAAAGTATTTCCAAGACTGATTTAGAAAAACTTTTTTTTGATAAATAAAATTTTTAAATAAATTTATATAATTTAGTTTAAAATTTTTTTAATTTCTTGAAAGGATAAATTATGAATTTTCAAAAATTATTAAAGCAAGCTCAAAAAATACAAAAAGACCAAAAAACTAAAAAAGAAGCGCTTGACAAAATAGATTTTGATTTTGAAAATCAAGGAATTTCACTAACCATTTCTGGAGACTTTGAACTAAAAAAATTAAAAATTTCCTCTATTTTAATAGACAAAGATGACATTGAAACATTAGAAGATTTGCTTTCGATTACATTAAATCAAGCATTATTAAGAATTAAAGAAGAAAACGAAAAAATTAAAGATTATCCTAGTCAAATTTAATTATGATAAAAGAAACATTTGAAAAACTTGCAGAAAATTTAAAGCAAATTCCGGAAATA
The sequence above is a segment of the Mesomycoplasma flocculare ATCC 27399 genome. Coding sequences within it:
- a CDS encoding YbaB/EbfC family nucleoid-associated protein; amino-acid sequence: MNFQKLLKQAQKIQKDQKTKKEALDKIDFDFENQGISLTISGDFELKKLKISSILIDKDDIETLEDLLSITLNQALLRIKEENEKIKDYPSQI
- the dnaX gene encoding DNA polymerase III subunit gamma/tau, producing MEMKKNYVAWYRKYRPQKFSDIVGQKFLLESLKNIIKSNKFFHAYLFSGPRGTGKTSVAKIFANAINCTHRQNSIDACKNCIANLNNSLDIIEMDAASHNGVKEIREIIENLINLPQVSPYKIYILDEVHMLSNPAFNAFLKTLEEPPKHMIFILATTEVHKIPLTILSRVQRYNFLGLGEKEICNQLKFILEKEKIKYEKEALKSIFLLSQSSLRDAISILEQVITFGNGVLNQKNIIELFGLVNKEILVNFVNALFLNDSKISFEILEQISLQSKNFRLFLESLINLVKEWIIWQNTKTEELLEFYNIIDLNNLKISYDFAFKFLEIAFSSLKDINFGEFQYLTLEIFVMRILAQNNDIIKKLNNLSSENLSKNKIEIIKKTQKNDAKNHFSNFQKTKELIEKSEKFESKDLEFDTSLKNQESYSSIPNPKLDQNLKKNSININVFSKSSVEFKEPNRINTEFISSANQTTDKKNIRNSETFYANSNLESENKIEFSSSSLEQENSEKEVNVNNTEKIYDDTFTFQTKNNEKSNQFLNNSDKSNDNLFNFNLETNFDNNTSKFIKEPNLKDYLSAEEALNFMLLGKDFYKQDPSTYNNLTLNWDKNLPFFEYNDELLDIVNVLKYAEIISLGPNFVCFIAKNDEYEDLLIETIKENRHVNELLSQIFNCEMHAVAFSKKLVNETKIMFNEFKSQGKKITTKPFKPPKQKSISKTDLEKLFFDK